From one Lolium rigidum isolate FL_2022 chromosome 4, APGP_CSIRO_Lrig_0.1, whole genome shotgun sequence genomic stretch:
- the LOC124708736 gene encoding chitinase 8-like, whose product MARFAALAVCAAALLLAVAAGGAAAQGVSSVITQSVYDTMLPNRDNSLCASGFYTYDAFIAAAAAFPSFGTTGSADDVKRELAAFFGQTSHETTGGTQGAADQFEWGYCFKEEITPTSPPYQGRGPIQLTGQSNYQLAGDAIGEDLVGNPDLVAQDPVVSFKTAIWFWTTPQGNKPSCQDVAVNRWTPTAADTAAGRVPGYGVITNIINGGLECGTGPNVDRNVDRIGYYTRYCGILGTDAGDNLDCYNQQNFAQA is encoded by the exons ATGGCGAGGTTCGCTGCGCTCGCCGTGTGCGCGGCCGCGCTCCTTCTCGCCGTGGCTGCGGGAGGCGCCGCGGCGCAGGGCGTGAGCTCGGTCATCACGCAGTCGGTGTACGACACCATGCTGCCCAACCGCGACAACTCGCTCTGCGCCAGCGGGTTCTACACCTACGATGCCTTcattgctgccgccgccgccttcccgtcGTTCGGCACCACAGGCAGCGCGGACGACGTGAAGCGCGAGCTCGCCGCCTTCTTCGGCCAGACCTCCCACGAGACCACCG GAGGGACGCAAGGCGCTGCCGACCAGTTCGAATGGGGCTACTGCTTCAAGGAAGAAATAACCCCCACGTCTCCACCCTACCAAGGACGCGGACCCATCCAATTGACAGG GCAGTCCAACTACCAGCTCGCCGGGGACGCCATCGGAGAGGACCTCGTGGGCAACCCTGACCTGGTGGCGCAGGACCCGGTGGTGTCCTTCAAAACGGCCATATGGTTCTGGACGACGCCGCAGGGCAACAAGCCCTCGTGCCAGGACGTCGCCGTCAACCGCTGGACGCCGACGGCCGCCGATACCGCTGCGGGGCGGGTGCCCGGATACGGCGTGATCACCAACATCATCAACGGCGGGCTGGAGTGCGGCACGGGCCCGAACGTCGACAGGAACGTCGACCGTATCGGCTACTACACGCGCTACTGCGGCATCCTCGGCACGGACGCCGGGGACAACCTCGACTGTTATAACCAGCAGAACTTCGCCCAAGCCTAG